Proteins encoded within one genomic window of Chelatococcus sp. HY11:
- a CDS encoding aldehyde dehydrogenase family protein, translating into MTVQLRDIPHADALAPSVVSFLGGKHQLLIDGKWVDALSGETFDVFDPASGKKIAEVAAAGSADVDLAVAAGRRAFETGPWSRMTPSDRGKLVWRLADLMEQQAEHLAQLETLDNGKPLRESRSIDLPGSYELLRYMAGWATKINGEQIPVSADGDWHVYTAREPVGVVGQIIPWNFPLQMAAWKIGPALAAGCTIVLKPAEQTPLSALALGRLIEQAGFPAGVINILPGLGHTAGAAIAAHPGIDKVAFTGSTEVGRLIVNAAAGNLKRLSLELGGKSPMIVMDDMDIETAVKGVRRAIFFNTGQCCAAGSRLFVHDKIYDRLMAALASEVASINVGPGLDPASDLGPVVSAEQQRRVSGYVDLGRSEGAEVIAGGVSPGGDGFFVQPTVLGAVRQEMRVVKEEIFGPVVCATPFSDPEQVVAMANATEYGLAASIWTRDLGTAHRLARRVRAGTVFVNVHNWGDPAVPFGGYKQSGWGREMGKEALDLYTEVKAVAVNLT; encoded by the coding sequence ATGACCGTTCAATTGAGGGATATTCCGCACGCAGACGCGCTCGCCCCCAGCGTGGTGTCTTTTCTCGGTGGCAAACACCAATTGCTTATCGACGGAAAATGGGTCGACGCCCTGTCTGGTGAGACATTCGACGTTTTCGATCCGGCAAGCGGCAAAAAGATTGCCGAAGTTGCGGCGGCGGGCAGTGCCGATGTCGATCTAGCGGTTGCCGCTGGGCGTCGCGCGTTCGAAACAGGTCCGTGGTCGCGCATGACGCCTTCTGACCGCGGCAAACTGGTGTGGCGTCTTGCCGACTTGATGGAGCAGCAGGCCGAGCATCTCGCCCAGTTGGAGACACTGGATAACGGCAAGCCGCTTCGGGAGTCGCGCAGCATCGACCTGCCGGGCTCCTACGAACTCCTACGCTACATGGCCGGGTGGGCGACCAAGATCAACGGCGAACAAATTCCGGTATCGGCGGACGGCGATTGGCACGTCTACACGGCCCGCGAACCCGTCGGCGTGGTCGGCCAGATCATCCCGTGGAATTTTCCGCTGCAGATGGCCGCCTGGAAGATTGGCCCAGCCCTGGCTGCCGGATGCACGATCGTGCTCAAGCCCGCCGAACAGACGCCGCTCTCTGCGCTTGCTCTCGGCAGGCTGATTGAACAGGCCGGATTCCCGGCCGGCGTCATCAACATCCTTCCGGGCCTTGGCCACACCGCCGGTGCCGCCATCGCCGCTCATCCCGGCATCGACAAGGTGGCATTTACTGGCTCCACCGAAGTCGGACGCCTGATCGTCAATGCCGCTGCCGGGAACCTCAAGCGCCTTTCACTGGAACTTGGCGGCAAGTCTCCGATGATCGTCATGGACGACATGGATATCGAGACAGCGGTGAAGGGTGTCCGGCGGGCCATCTTCTTCAATACGGGACAGTGCTGCGCGGCAGGGTCGCGGCTCTTCGTTCATGACAAGATCTACGACCGCCTGATGGCGGCGCTGGCTAGTGAAGTCGCAAGCATAAATGTTGGCCCCGGGCTGGATCCCGCCAGCGACCTCGGCCCTGTCGTGTCTGCCGAACAGCAGAGGCGCGTCTCCGGCTATGTCGATCTCGGACGCAGCGAAGGAGCGGAAGTGATCGCGGGTGGTGTTTCGCCCGGCGGAGACGGCTTCTTCGTCCAGCCGACCGTACTTGGCGCAGTCCGGCAGGAGATGCGTGTCGTCAAGGAGGAGATATTTGGTCCCGTCGTCTGCGCGACGCCGTTCTCCGATCCGGAACAAGTCGTCGCGATGGCCAACGCAACCGAGTACGGCCTGGCCGCAAGCATCTGGACACGCGATCTTGGCACCGCGCACAGACTAGCCCGGAGGGTCCGCGCGGGTACGGTGTTCGTCAACGTTCACAACTGGGGCGACCCGGCCGTTCCATTCGGCGGCTACAAGCAATCCGGCTGGGGGCGCGAAATGGGCAAGGAAGCACTCGACCTCTACACCGAGGTGAAGGCAGTCGCAGTCAACCTTACATGA
- a CDS encoding ABC transporter permease produces MTIARHIDGRSLPGAVLRSIGSILLGLTAFFLVWEFVVYAAGIRPFYLPRPTAIAQAILAAPQAYIDAFLKTFTETVIGFVSGSAFGIGVGLLFFRFRLLRDLVFPIFIISQTIPVIAFGALVVLWLGNSLAAKAAIAFYLSFFPVAIHTLIGLRSADAKQVQLMRSFGASWRQILFKLQFPSALPKIFVALKLAASLGLLGAIVGEWFGDTTGLGVILIQAMFSENVTALYAAILVSALLGTTLYWIVSFFDRRIVFWRAE; encoded by the coding sequence GTGACAATAGCCAGACACATCGATGGCCGCTCCCTTCCGGGGGCGGTCCTGCGGTCCATCGGCTCCATTCTGCTGGGATTGACGGCATTCTTCCTTGTCTGGGAATTCGTCGTTTATGCTGCGGGTATACGGCCTTTCTATCTGCCGCGGCCAACAGCGATTGCGCAGGCAATTCTCGCCGCGCCGCAGGCATATATCGATGCTTTTCTAAAAACCTTCACCGAGACGGTCATAGGCTTCGTCAGCGGTTCCGCGTTCGGTATCGGCGTCGGCCTCCTGTTCTTTCGCTTCAGGCTGCTGAGGGATCTGGTGTTTCCCATCTTCATCATTTCCCAGACAATCCCCGTCATAGCCTTCGGCGCACTCGTCGTTTTGTGGCTGGGGAACTCGCTGGCGGCGAAAGCGGCGATTGCCTTCTATCTGAGCTTCTTTCCGGTTGCGATCCACACTCTGATCGGCTTGCGTTCCGCCGATGCCAAACAGGTTCAGCTCATGCGCAGTTTCGGCGCGAGCTGGCGCCAGATACTTTTCAAGCTGCAATTCCCCTCCGCTCTTCCGAAGATCTTCGTAGCGTTGAAGCTTGCGGCCTCGCTCGGATTACTTGGCGCTATCGTCGGTGAATGGTTCGGCGACACCACGGGCCTCGGCGTCATCCTGATCCAGGCGATGTTCAGCGAGAATGTCACCGCGCTCTATGCCGCCATCCTGGTGTCGGCGCTGCTTGGGACAACGCTCTATTGGATCGTCTCGTTCTTCGATCGGCGCATCGTTTTCTGGAGAGCGGAATGA
- a CDS encoding ABC transporter substrate-binding protein: MNRRELLKTGAAIAAVPALPKAAFGSSGALTPASLRLKWLPQAQFAGYYVAAAMGYYKDNGIDLKINPGGPNLLTENLIATGGDTFGIGGGVHTLLASVDKALPLVCVGVAMQHTPFVFVYRKNGKIASIKDLPGKKVTTWFTGANIVLNAILEREGIDPASVNIQPQQVSVTPFVDGQIDVVTATRYNEYYNLIQRVGEEHLARFVPEDFGISVQSDLVIVNQNTARDKPELITAFLRASAKGWAKAFQDPKATVDILLGVAPTLDRGHQEFMLAEVEKLVITDEVRKKGIFTMDMEAIRATHDVLLKNKAMSAAVDLDKAFNGSMLASIPRSELLP; this comes from the coding sequence GTGAATAGACGTGAACTTTTGAAAACAGGCGCCGCGATTGCGGCGGTCCCGGCTCTGCCAAAGGCCGCCTTTGGCAGCAGCGGCGCGCTGACGCCAGCCTCCCTCAGGTTGAAATGGCTTCCGCAGGCTCAATTCGCCGGCTACTACGTGGCAGCCGCGATGGGATACTATAAGGACAATGGGATTGACCTGAAGATCAATCCCGGTGGCCCCAACCTTCTGACCGAAAACCTTATCGCCACGGGTGGCGATACCTTCGGCATCGGTGGTGGTGTTCACACACTGCTGGCGAGCGTCGACAAGGCTCTCCCTCTGGTCTGCGTCGGTGTTGCCATGCAACATACGCCGTTTGTCTTCGTCTATCGCAAGAACGGGAAGATTGCGTCGATCAAGGATCTTCCGGGCAAGAAGGTGACCACCTGGTTCACCGGTGCCAACATCGTCCTGAACGCGATCCTCGAGCGCGAGGGTATCGATCCCGCATCGGTCAACATCCAACCGCAGCAGGTCAGTGTCACCCCCTTCGTTGACGGCCAGATCGATGTCGTCACGGCCACACGCTACAATGAGTACTACAATCTCATACAGCGTGTCGGCGAAGAGCATCTCGCAAGATTTGTACCCGAGGACTTCGGCATTTCGGTCCAGAGTGACCTTGTCATCGTCAATCAAAATACTGCCCGCGACAAGCCGGAGCTCATCACAGCGTTCCTGCGCGCGTCGGCGAAGGGCTGGGCCAAGGCCTTCCAGGATCCCAAGGCAACCGTAGACATCCTCCTGGGAGTGGCGCCGACGCTCGATCGCGGTCATCAGGAATTCATGTTGGCCGAGGTCGAAAAGCTGGTCATCACGGATGAAGTCCGCAAGAAGGGCATCTTCACGATGGACATGGAAGCCATCCGTGCGACCCACGACGTTCTGTTGAAGAACAAGGCGATGTCGGCCGCGGTCGATCTGGACAAGGCCTTCAACGGGTCCATGCTGGCCAGTATCCCGCGGTCAGAGCTTCTTCCGTGA
- a CDS encoding FAD-dependent oxidoreductase, producing MKTTSGVKQTAAKTWDEEIDLLVFGSGAGGLSAALFAAKRGLKVIVCEKSPVIGGTTATSGGVVWIPNTAQAKAAGIDDSVEKARTYIRHETGNRYRSDLIDAFLESGPKALAELERDTEVSFDLLAWPDYHPDQIGALHRGRSLVTKGFDGRRLGKDFERIRPPINRTMVLGGMMVGTADITDMIKPFKSPSTTIKVLKKLGRYASDRRRYARGTEVQNGNAFVCRLFYSLQERRVPVWTEAPLVELIREDGRVVGAIAERDGRAVRIRACKGVILATGGFPHNAALRAEFAGNYPFSHAMAWKGNTGDGISAARRIGGHVDEELASPGLWTPASVLTAPDGTEETIIYGYLDRGRPGVIAVNPKGMRFVNESNSYHDVVMAMYADGYVENNNYYFVCDTNFIRRHGLGLIKPFPLTPRLRPFVKAGYVQVGGTLAELASTIGVDPAGLEATVARHNEFARTGIDLDFGKGSNVYNQEFADPDVKPNGNLAPIRRGPFYALRIYPAALGTVKGLKTTADAQVCLATGEPISGLYACGNELASIMRGYYPGGGVTLGPAVTFAYRAVTHAAGN from the coding sequence ATGAAAACAACATCTGGGGTGAAACAGACGGCCGCAAAGACTTGGGACGAGGAGATTGATCTTCTGGTCTTCGGTAGCGGCGCGGGCGGCCTGAGCGCCGCCCTTTTCGCGGCCAAACGCGGCCTGAAGGTCATCGTCTGCGAGAAGTCCCCAGTGATCGGCGGCACCACCGCCACGTCCGGCGGCGTCGTCTGGATTCCCAATACGGCTCAGGCCAAGGCAGCCGGCATCGACGATTCGGTTGAGAAGGCGCGGACCTACATTCGCCATGAAACAGGCAACAGATACCGGTCCGACCTCATCGACGCCTTTCTGGAGAGCGGGCCGAAGGCGCTCGCCGAACTGGAGCGCGACACCGAGGTCTCCTTCGACCTCCTGGCCTGGCCGGACTATCACCCCGACCAGATCGGCGCCCTGCATCGTGGCCGCTCCCTTGTCACCAAAGGTTTCGATGGCCGCCGGCTGGGCAAGGACTTCGAGCGCATTCGTCCGCCGATCAACCGTACCATGGTTCTAGGCGGCATGATGGTTGGCACCGCCGACATCACCGACATGATAAAGCCATTCAAGTCCCCGTCGACCACGATCAAGGTCCTGAAGAAGCTCGGCCGCTACGCATCGGATCGGCGGCGATACGCCCGCGGCACGGAAGTTCAGAACGGCAACGCTTTCGTCTGCCGCCTGTTCTACAGCCTGCAGGAGCGTCGGGTGCCCGTATGGACCGAGGCGCCGTTGGTCGAACTCATTCGCGAGGACGGGCGCGTCGTGGGCGCGATCGCCGAACGCGACGGCCGGGCGGTCCGCATTCGCGCCTGCAAGGGCGTGATCCTTGCCACCGGTGGCTTTCCCCACAATGCCGCGTTGCGTGCCGAGTTCGCGGGCAACTATCCGTTCAGTCACGCCATGGCGTGGAAGGGCAACACCGGCGACGGCATCTCCGCGGCGCGCAGGATCGGCGGGCATGTGGACGAGGAACTGGCAAGCCCCGGCCTGTGGACTCCCGCATCCGTGCTCACGGCGCCGGATGGTACGGAGGAAACCATCATCTACGGCTATCTCGACCGTGGTCGACCCGGCGTTATCGCCGTCAACCCGAAAGGCATGCGATTCGTCAACGAGTCGAACTCCTATCACGACGTCGTCATGGCGATGTACGCGGACGGTTACGTCGAAAACAACAATTATTATTTCGTCTGCGACACCAACTTCATCCGTAGACACGGGCTTGGCCTTATCAAGCCATTTCCGCTGACGCCAAGGCTGCGGCCGTTCGTCAAGGCGGGCTACGTCCAGGTAGGCGGCACGCTGGCGGAGCTCGCCTCGACGATAGGGGTCGATCCTGCCGGTCTGGAGGCGACCGTCGCGCGGCACAACGAATTCGCCCGCACCGGCATCGACCTCGACTTCGGCAAGGGGTCGAATGTATACAATCAGGAGTTTGCCGATCCCGATGTCAAGCCTAACGGCAATCTGGCGCCCATCCGACGAGGGCCGTTCTACGCGCTGCGTATATATCCCGCCGCGCTGGGCACGGTGAAGGGGCTGAAAACCACGGCCGACGCGCAGGTATGCTTAGCGACAGGCGAGCCGATCTCCGGGCTCTACGCCTGCGGCAACGAGCTCGCGTCCATCATGCGCGGGTATTACCCCGGCGGCGGTGTAACGCTCGGTCCCGCGGTAACCTTTGCATACAGGGCCGTGACACACGCCGCCGGGAACTGA
- a CDS encoding aldo/keto reductase: MEYRRLGATGLEVSKVCLGMMSYGSSEWQPWVLPASDAEEFVRHALDLGINFFDSADAYSGGLSEQALGSAIARLTQRHQVVIATKVGLPMSDRPNHGGLSRKHIMASIDSSLKRLGTDYVDIFQLHRADPATPIEETMEALTDVVRAGKALYVGASNFNLWQFSAGLIASARASLIKFSSMQLQYNLAYREEEREMIPFCVDQGIGVIVYSPLARGLLSGNRFGNVALTSREAVRAGRDAKAFAIYGSDTDLGIAERVREVAARHGVSSARVALAWLHGKKSVASVLCGALELSHLDDAVAAVGLVLSEDDVRFIEEPYRTQPLKDDAFHVVDRLASRPATASKFAS; this comes from the coding sequence ATGGAATATCGGAGGCTGGGCGCCACGGGCCTTGAAGTATCGAAGGTCTGCCTGGGGATGATGTCCTACGGTTCGAGCGAATGGCAGCCGTGGGTTCTTCCTGCCAGTGATGCTGAAGAGTTCGTCCGCCATGCGCTGGACCTGGGAATCAATTTTTTCGACTCCGCGGATGCCTATTCAGGTGGCCTGAGCGAGCAGGCGCTTGGAAGCGCGATAGCCCGGCTCACCCAGCGACATCAGGTGGTCATCGCGACCAAAGTGGGGTTGCCGATGTCGGACCGGCCAAATCACGGCGGTCTGTCGCGCAAGCATATCATGGCGAGCATCGATTCCTCGCTGAAGCGCCTTGGCACGGACTATGTCGATATCTTCCAATTGCATCGAGCAGATCCCGCCACGCCGATAGAAGAAACCATGGAGGCGCTTACCGACGTGGTCCGCGCCGGCAAGGCGCTCTATGTGGGCGCCTCGAATTTCAACCTATGGCAATTCTCCGCAGGGTTGATCGCCTCCGCGCGGGCATCGTTGATCAAGTTCAGCTCGATGCAGCTTCAATACAATCTGGCCTACCGCGAAGAGGAACGGGAGATGATCCCATTCTGCGTGGACCAGGGGATAGGCGTAATCGTCTACAGCCCCCTCGCGCGCGGCCTGTTGTCCGGGAATCGCTTCGGAAACGTCGCACTCACCAGCCGTGAAGCGGTTCGGGCAGGGCGGGACGCGAAAGCGTTCGCGATCTACGGCTCGGACACCGATCTTGGCATTGCCGAACGCGTGCGTGAAGTCGCCGCGCGCCACGGCGTCTCGTCTGCGCGGGTGGCGCTTGCCTGGCTTCACGGCAAAAAGTCGGTCGCCTCGGTCCTTTGCGGCGCCCTCGAGTTGTCGCATCTCGATGATGCGGTCGCTGCCGTAGGACTCGTGCTTTCAGAAGACGACGTGCGCTTCATCGAGGAACCCTATCGGACGCAGCCGCTCAAGGACGACGCTTTCCACGTCGTCGACCGGTTGGCGTCACGCCCCGCAACTGCGTCCAAATTCGCGAGCTGA
- a CDS encoding ABC transporter permease subunit: MSDIEESGDARIWRRGLLGIALLMLFWELSTRMFSLPHYVLPPVSAIVVGMKAYARLLFDSALITVGEAMGGLVLGTIFGVILAMIVTVIPRIRNIVLSFGNAVNSVPVICLSPLLLLWFGMGMQSKIAMVTITVTLMIFLSALGGLDRVDNRAVDLLRSFGSGRASIMWRLRLPTAAPLILAGVRVAIVRSMAIAIAAEMLGAEGGLGWVIFQAVLKVDFIQVWGAIFTASLASLAMFGLVSSLERRLVFWN, translated from the coding sequence ATGAGCGACATCGAGGAAAGTGGCGATGCACGCATCTGGCGCCGCGGCCTGCTGGGAATAGCCTTGCTGATGCTGTTCTGGGAACTGTCCACGCGGATGTTCTCGTTGCCTCACTACGTTCTCCCACCAGTGAGCGCGATCGTCGTCGGCATGAAGGCATACGCACGGCTTCTGTTCGATTCTGCCCTCATCACGGTGGGAGAAGCGATGGGAGGCCTGGTTCTTGGCACAATATTCGGTGTTATTCTCGCGATGATCGTCACGGTCATTCCCCGAATACGAAACATCGTCCTGTCTTTCGGGAATGCGGTCAACTCGGTGCCTGTGATCTGCCTTTCGCCTCTTCTGCTCCTCTGGTTCGGCATGGGGATGCAATCCAAGATCGCGATGGTCACCATCACTGTCACCCTGATGATCTTCCTGAGTGCATTGGGAGGGCTGGATCGGGTCGACAATCGCGCGGTCGATCTACTGCGCTCCTTTGGTTCGGGGCGCGCCTCGATCATGTGGCGGCTTCGCCTGCCAACCGCGGCGCCGCTCATTCTGGCCGGCGTCCGGGTGGCGATCGTTCGCAGCATGGCAATAGCGATCGCCGCGGAGATGTTGGGAGCCGAGGGAGGGCTCGGCTGGGTAATCTTTCAGGCCGTGCTGAAGGTGGATTTCATCCAGGTTTGGGGGGCGATCTTCACGGCGTCCCTGGCGAGCCTGGCCATGTTCGGCCTGGTCAGTTCGCTGGAACGACGGCTGGTATTCTGGAACTGA
- a CDS encoding aldehyde dehydrogenase, translating into MNKPFTADRDRVLPFLVGDSWSFGKGEFESINPADGRTAAIVAEASVEDVAGAVAAARAALDNPEWRDLNAHRRARLLSKMADQIEANGEALARMQTSDNGKTIAESRAQVGWAAEMFRYCAAVCETAESEVVPSRGDYFAYTSYEPVGVVAAITPWNSPISLEAQKLAPALAAGNAIVLKSSEVTPQVGLQYGRMALAAGFPAGVLNVVAGFGGTVGRALVENPGVDMVTFTGGTVSGREIAKTAGSRLVPALLELGGKSPNIVFDDANLDDAVAGAVYGIYSNAGQSCIAGSRIFVHEAIYDAFVKRLAEAAKALVVGDPYDPATAVAPVSSFAHRDRIERMITQSREEGARVLAGGGRPATAAHDKGAFIAPTLLELDSNSMSIAQEEIFGPVACLLRFKDDEDLIAQANDTVFGLACGIWTSDYRRALRASRAIKAGTVWINTYKMTAVNMPFGGFKSSGIGRECGLQGVRAYQAEKSTYLNLGRAPVAWPPR; encoded by the coding sequence ATGAACAAGCCATTTACCGCCGACCGGGACCGCGTGTTGCCGTTTCTTGTCGGAGATTCCTGGAGTTTCGGGAAAGGCGAGTTTGAATCGATCAATCCGGCCGATGGCCGCACGGCCGCCATTGTCGCCGAAGCCTCGGTCGAGGATGTCGCGGGCGCTGTGGCAGCCGCTCGCGCTGCCCTCGATAATCCGGAATGGCGTGATCTGAATGCCCATCGCCGCGCGCGCCTGCTGTCCAAGATGGCCGACCAGATCGAAGCCAATGGCGAAGCGCTTGCCAGGATGCAGACAAGCGACAACGGCAAGACCATCGCCGAGAGCCGGGCGCAGGTGGGTTGGGCCGCCGAAATGTTCCGTTACTGCGCGGCCGTCTGCGAGACCGCCGAATCCGAGGTGGTGCCGAGCCGCGGGGATTATTTCGCCTATACGTCCTATGAGCCGGTGGGTGTGGTTGCAGCGATCACCCCGTGGAACTCGCCGATTTCGCTCGAGGCCCAGAAGCTTGCCCCCGCACTGGCGGCCGGCAATGCGATCGTGCTCAAGTCGTCGGAAGTGACGCCGCAGGTCGGGCTGCAATATGGGCGCATGGCGCTGGCGGCCGGCTTCCCCGCCGGTGTGCTCAATGTCGTGGCGGGATTTGGCGGGACCGTCGGGCGGGCGCTCGTCGAAAACCCGGGCGTCGACATGGTAACGTTCACGGGTGGCACCGTTAGCGGCCGCGAGATCGCGAAGACCGCCGGGTCTCGCCTTGTGCCGGCATTGCTGGAACTCGGCGGCAAATCGCCCAATATCGTCTTCGACGACGCCAATCTCGACGATGCCGTGGCCGGCGCCGTCTATGGAATTTATTCCAATGCCGGACAGTCCTGCATCGCCGGATCGCGCATATTCGTGCACGAAGCCATCTACGACGCGTTTGTGAAGCGGCTGGCCGAGGCGGCGAAGGCACTCGTCGTGGGTGATCCCTACGATCCGGCGACGGCGGTGGCGCCGGTCTCCAGTTTCGCCCATCGCGACCGCATTGAACGTATGATCACGCAAAGCCGGGAGGAGGGTGCGCGCGTCCTCGCGGGCGGCGGGCGGCCAGCAACAGCTGCGCACGACAAGGGCGCCTTCATTGCGCCTACCCTGCTCGAACTAGACAGCAACAGTATGTCGATCGCGCAGGAAGAGATATTCGGCCCCGTCGCATGCCTCCTGCGGTTCAAGGACGACGAGGATCTGATAGCGCAGGCCAACGATACGGTTTTTGGTCTCGCTTGTGGAATCTGGACGTCTGATTATCGCCGAGCACTCCGTGCCTCACGGGCGATCAAGGCCGGGACAGTCTGGATAAATACATACAAGATGACGGCGGTGAACATGCCTTTCGGCGGGTTCAAGTCGAGCGGCATCGGGCGCGAATGCGGCTTGCAGGGAGTGCGGGCGTATCAGGCCGAGAAGAGCACGTACCTTAACCTCGGTCGGGCTCCGGTAGCCTGGCCGCCGCGCTGA
- a CDS encoding ABC transporter ATP-binding protein, with translation MAAGTIQTPAAEPFVEMRDIAKTFGTVKALAGLNLSIRPGELVTVVGPSGCGKSTLFNILAGLEEPDPGHTLHFRGKPSTASALLGQVAFMPQRDLLFPWRNVIDNAILPLEVQGRSRDEARKLALQMLPEFGLAGFEKQFPHELSGGMRQRVALMRTFMFERELMLLDEPFGALDALTRAMMQRWLLDVWAKHKRTVLFITHDVDEAIFLGDRILVMTSRPGHIKLEEKVDLPRPRHPDVLTSTAFIELKKKLLASIEEESMKAFAAGSAIKTH, from the coding sequence ATGGCTGCTGGTACCATACAGACGCCGGCAGCCGAACCGTTCGTCGAGATGCGCGACATCGCCAAGACATTCGGCACAGTGAAGGCCCTCGCGGGTTTGAATCTCTCCATCCGCCCCGGCGAACTGGTCACGGTCGTCGGCCCTTCGGGCTGTGGCAAGAGCACCCTGTTCAACATTCTTGCCGGACTTGAGGAGCCCGATCCGGGTCATACGCTGCACTTCCGAGGCAAGCCGTCCACGGCATCCGCGCTGCTTGGGCAGGTCGCCTTCATGCCGCAGCGTGATCTTCTCTTTCCCTGGCGCAATGTCATCGACAACGCGATTCTTCCACTTGAGGTTCAGGGCAGATCACGCGACGAAGCCCGAAAACTCGCCTTGCAGATGCTGCCGGAGTTCGGGCTGGCGGGCTTCGAAAAGCAATTTCCGCACGAGCTTTCGGGCGGCATGCGCCAGCGGGTCGCACTGATGCGCACCTTCATGTTCGAGCGCGAGCTGATGCTGCTCGATGAACCATTTGGAGCGCTAGACGCGCTGACACGGGCGATGATGCAGCGATGGCTTCTCGACGTATGGGCGAAGCACAAGCGCACTGTTTTGTTCATCACCCATGACGTGGACGAGGCGATATTCCTCGGCGACCGCATCCTCGTCATGACCTCGCGTCCCGGGCACATCAAGCTCGAAGAAAAAGTCGATCTGCCGCGTCCAAGACACCCGGATGTGCTCACATCTACTGCGTTCATCGAGCTCAAGAAGAAGTTGCTCGCCTCGATCGAGGAGGAGAGCATGAAGGCGTTTGCTGCCGGCAGCGCCATCAAGACGCATTAA
- a CDS encoding dihydrodipicolinate synthase family protein: MTSIRGVWAASATPFGADGAINADRLADHCKWLLAQGCDGLSLFGTSGEGTSLGFVERRGALEAVIEAGIPPGLVMPATGGCDLATTVALTSHAAGLGCAAALVLPPFYYKPADESGLFDYFSAVIDGCARTGAQIGLVLYNFPFMTGVSISATLVRRLADAFPGSVVGVKDSSLDWRTTLRYIKTLPELSIFAGEDRHLRAAIRIGGAGSISGTSNFAPGLLVRNYRSEDDATARSELERFIDVFVGHQDAPFLQSCKAVTAVVRREPEWLAVRPPLRAADISTGTMLLEEFHKAGLTL; encoded by the coding sequence ATGACTTCGATCAGAGGCGTCTGGGCGGCAAGCGCGACGCCCTTCGGCGCGGATGGGGCGATCAACGCTGACCGGCTCGCCGACCATTGCAAGTGGTTGCTCGCTCAGGGATGCGATGGGCTCAGCCTGTTCGGCACCAGCGGCGAAGGAACGTCTCTCGGGTTCGTGGAGCGTCGCGGGGCACTGGAAGCCGTGATCGAAGCCGGAATTCCGCCCGGTCTCGTCATGCCGGCAACAGGTGGGTGCGATCTGGCGACAACCGTCGCGCTGACCTCTCATGCCGCCGGACTGGGATGCGCGGCGGCTCTCGTGTTACCGCCATTTTACTACAAGCCGGCAGATGAAAGCGGTCTCTTCGACTATTTTTCCGCGGTCATTGACGGCTGTGCCCGGACTGGCGCTCAAATTGGGCTTGTTCTGTACAATTTTCCGTTCATGACAGGCGTCAGTATTTCGGCAACCCTGGTGCGACGACTGGCCGACGCCTTTCCGGGTTCTGTGGTTGGCGTCAAAGACAGCAGTCTCGATTGGCGTACAACCCTCCGATACATAAAGACCCTACCGGAACTTTCCATTTTTGCGGGCGAGGACAGACACCTGCGCGCGGCAATACGTATTGGGGGGGCTGGAAGCATTTCGGGAACGTCGAATTTTGCACCCGGCCTGCTTGTCCGCAATTATCGCAGCGAAGATGACGCAACCGCGCGCTCCGAGCTGGAGCGTTTCATCGACGTGTTCGTCGGTCACCAGGACGCTCCGTTCCTGCAGTCGTGCAAGGCGGTCACCGCAGTCGTTCGTAGGGAGCCCGAGTGGCTGGCTGTGCGACCTCCCCTGCGCGCCGCCGACATCAGCACCGGCACGATGCTGCTCGAGGAGTTCCATAAGGCGGGCCTGACCCTCTGA